The proteins below come from a single Rhodococcus sp. WMMA185 genomic window:
- a CDS encoding ABC transporter permease, translating into MSTQEDLDLSAHEVGTDERVKEQKRFQRLLIRPEMGSVAGAIAIFVFFLIVADPFRSLDSFATVLYASSTIGIMACGVALLMIGGEFDLSAGVAVTTSSLAASMIAYNLHLNLWVGVLFALVISLGVGFFNGYLVMRTKIPSFLITLGSFLMLTGINLAVTRLVSGHVATPSVSDMEGFDSAQKVFASTITIGDVSIKITIVWWLLFTAVASYVLFKTKIGNWIFAVGGNQDSARAVGVPVKAVKIGLFMTVGFAAWFVGMHLLFSFNTVQSGQGVGNEFLYIIAVVIGGCLLTGGYGTAVGAAIGAFIFGMTNQGIVYAGWNPDWFKFFLGAMLLIAVIANSAFRNYAAKR; encoded by the coding sequence ATGTCCACGCAGGAAGATCTCGACCTATCGGCGCACGAGGTCGGCACCGATGAACGGGTGAAGGAGCAGAAGCGCTTCCAGCGCCTGCTGATCCGCCCCGAGATGGGTTCGGTGGCCGGGGCGATCGCGATCTTCGTGTTCTTCCTCATCGTCGCCGATCCGTTCCGCAGTCTGGACTCGTTCGCGACGGTGCTGTATGCGAGCTCGACGATCGGAATCATGGCGTGCGGCGTTGCGCTGCTGATGATCGGCGGAGAGTTCGACCTCTCGGCCGGTGTTGCCGTCACCACGTCGTCGCTGGCCGCTTCCATGATCGCCTACAACCTCCACCTCAACCTGTGGGTCGGCGTTCTATTCGCGTTGGTGATTTCTCTCGGCGTCGGGTTCTTCAACGGCTACCTCGTCATGAGAACGAAGATTCCCAGCTTTCTGATCACCCTCGGTTCGTTCCTGATGCTGACCGGAATCAACCTCGCCGTGACCAGACTCGTCAGCGGGCATGTGGCTACGCCCAGCGTCTCCGACATGGAAGGATTCGACTCCGCGCAGAAGGTGTTCGCCTCGACCATCACGATCGGCGACGTCTCCATCAAGATCACGATCGTATGGTGGCTGCTGTTCACCGCTGTCGCCTCATATGTCTTGTTCAAGACCAAGATCGGAAACTGGATCTTTGCCGTCGGTGGCAACCAGGACAGCGCCCGGGCAGTTGGCGTACCGGTGAAGGCAGTCAAGATCGGGCTGTTCATGACGGTGGGGTTCGCCGCCTGGTTCGTCGGCATGCACCTGCTGTTCTCCTTCAACACCGTGCAGTCCGGTCAGGGTGTGGGCAACGAGTTCCTCTACATCATCGCGGTGGTCATCGGCGGTTGTTTGCTCACCGGTGGGTATGGAACCGCGGTGGGCGCGGCCATCGGCGCCTTCATCTTCGGCATGACCAATCAGGGCATCGTCTACGCGGGCTGGAATCCCGACTGGTTCAAGTTCTTCCTCGGAGCCATGCTGCTGATTGCGGTCATCGCCAACAGCGCATTCCGCAACTACGCTGCGAAAAGGTGA
- a CDS encoding sugar ABC transporter substrate-binding protein, producing MSFVAGRRRLTVLAGSTVVVLGLAACSSTGGRPNSSEAETETGTADTPRATVAMITHEVAGDSFWDLVRKGAEAAAAKDNIELRYSSDPEAPNQASLVQNAIDSEVDGIAVTLAKPEALAPSVRDAVADGIPVTALNAGMDEWKKMGVTAFFGQDEEISGEAAGQRLNADGATNSLCVIHEQGNVGHEARCAGVVDGFDGDTKILYVNGEDMPSVESTITAKLQQDPSIDYVLTMGAPYALTAVTSVANAGSNARVATFDTNAELVDAIGSGEVEWAVDQQPFLQGYLAVDSLWLYLNNGNVIGGGMPTLTGPAFIDSTNIDSVAEYARNGTR from the coding sequence ATGTCGTTTGTCGCGGGCCGCAGGCGTCTCACCGTACTGGCCGGCTCCACCGTGGTGGTCCTGGGCCTGGCAGCCTGTTCCAGCACCGGGGGACGACCGAACTCCTCCGAGGCGGAGACGGAGACGGGCACCGCCGACACACCCAGGGCCACCGTCGCGATGATTACGCACGAGGTTGCCGGCGACTCATTCTGGGACCTGGTCCGTAAGGGCGCCGAGGCCGCGGCCGCGAAGGACAACATCGAGCTGCGCTACTCCTCGGACCCGGAGGCGCCCAATCAAGCCAGCCTGGTCCAGAATGCGATCGACAGTGAGGTCGACGGTATCGCGGTCACGCTGGCAAAACCGGAAGCGCTGGCGCCCTCCGTGAGGGATGCCGTCGCCGACGGCATCCCCGTGACGGCCTTGAATGCGGGCATGGATGAATGGAAGAAGATGGGCGTCACCGCGTTCTTCGGTCAAGACGAGGAAATTTCCGGCGAGGCGGCGGGCCAACGTCTGAATGCGGACGGCGCGACGAATTCGCTGTGTGTCATTCACGAGCAGGGCAATGTCGGACACGAAGCGCGATGCGCCGGGGTGGTCGACGGGTTCGACGGAGATACCAAGATTCTGTACGTCAACGGCGAGGACATGCCCTCCGTCGAATCGACGATCACTGCGAAGCTTCAGCAGGATCCGAGCATCGACTACGTGCTCACAATGGGCGCCCCGTATGCGCTGACTGCGGTGACCTCGGTCGCCAACGCAGGGAGCAACGCAAGAGTGGCCACGTTCGACACCAATGCGGAACTCGTCGACGCGATTGGATCCGGTGAAGTCGAATGGGCTGTCGACCAGCAGCCATTTCTCCAAGGCTATCTTGCGGTCGATTCACTGTGGCTGTACCTGAACAACGGCAATGTCATCGGTGGTGGCATGCCGACACTAACCGGCCCCGCCTTCATCGACAGCACGAATATCGACTCGGTCGCCGAGTACGCCAGGAACGGAACTCGCTGA
- the iolC gene encoding 5-dehydro-2-deoxygluconokinase, with translation MTSTNAHQRGQGLDVLAIGRCGVDLYPLQTGVGLADVETFGKFLGGSAANVAVAAARLGLSSALISGVGNDPFGQFVKRALTDLGVDDRFIVTDSAYPTPVTFCEIFPPDSFPLYFYRKPHAPDMQITAQSIDLDAVRNASLYWSTMTGLSEEPSRSAHFAAWEARERRSLTVLDLDYRPMFWSTPQDATKQVRRALEHVTVAVGNREECEIAVGETNPHKAADALLDLGIELAIVKQGPRGVLGRTRTQSITVLPNSVDVVNGLGAGDSFGGSLCHGLLAGWPLEKVLRYANAAGAIVASRLECSTAMPTAEEVHDLAESTATEDANV, from the coding sequence TTGACAAGCACCAACGCCCACCAGCGCGGGCAGGGACTCGACGTGCTCGCGATCGGCCGGTGCGGAGTGGATCTATACCCACTTCAGACCGGCGTCGGACTCGCGGACGTCGAAACGTTCGGCAAATTCCTCGGCGGCAGCGCCGCCAACGTCGCCGTGGCCGCGGCACGCCTCGGACTGTCGAGTGCTCTGATCTCGGGTGTCGGTAACGACCCTTTCGGACAGTTCGTCAAGCGCGCACTGACCGACCTGGGAGTCGACGACCGATTCATCGTCACCGATTCCGCGTACCCGACACCGGTGACGTTCTGCGAGATCTTCCCCCCGGATAGCTTCCCGCTGTACTTCTACCGCAAACCTCACGCTCCTGACATGCAGATCACTGCTCAAAGCATCGACCTCGACGCTGTGCGCAACGCATCCCTGTATTGGTCGACAATGACCGGTCTGTCCGAAGAACCCAGCCGCAGCGCACACTTCGCTGCGTGGGAGGCTCGGGAACGCCGCTCACTGACTGTGCTCGATCTGGACTACCGGCCGATGTTCTGGTCTACACCGCAGGACGCGACCAAGCAGGTCCGGCGCGCCCTCGAACACGTGACGGTGGCTGTGGGCAACCGCGAGGAGTGCGAGATCGCGGTCGGTGAGACCAATCCGCACAAGGCGGCCGACGCCCTCTTGGACCTCGGTATCGAACTCGCCATCGTCAAGCAGGGCCCCCGAGGGGTGCTCGGTCGGACCCGGACGCAATCGATCACCGTTCTTCCCAATAGCGTCGACGTAGTCAACGGCCTGGGCGCAGGCGACAGCTTCGGCGGATCACTGTGTCACGGACTGCTGGCCGGTTGGCCACTCGAGAAGGTGTTGCGATACGCCAACGCCGCCGGCGCGATCGTCGCCTCGCGCCTCGAGTGCTCCACTGCGATGCCGACAGCCGAAGAAGTGCACGACTTGGCCGAGTCCACCGCAACGGAGGACGCGAATGTCTGA
- a CDS encoding Cgl0159 family (beta/alpha)8-fold protein, which yields MSDRLRTRPHATTYAELTEIRTNNPQVIEQAWASRIPRATIRGNGRLMIVAADHAARGALSVGGNPTAMNSRTDLLDRLRTALANPGVDGVLGTADVLDDLLLLGALDDKVVISSMNRGGLAGASFEFDDAMTGYAAEGICRFGMNGGKMLLRIALGDPGTLPTLTACARAVDELAAAGRIAMLEPFLSSHVKGKVVNDLSPDAVIKSVHIAQGLGSTSAYTWMKLPVVDEMERVMDATTLPTLLLGGDPQTVPDETYTRWDHALRLPSVRGLIIGRALLYPPNDDVATAVDTAVKLVH from the coding sequence ATGTCTGACAGGCTCCGTACCCGGCCCCACGCCACCACATACGCCGAGCTGACGGAGATCCGCACAAACAACCCTCAGGTCATCGAACAGGCCTGGGCGTCGAGGATCCCTCGTGCCACCATTCGGGGGAACGGTCGCCTGATGATCGTCGCGGCCGACCACGCTGCGCGGGGAGCGCTGTCCGTCGGCGGCAACCCCACGGCCATGAACAGTCGCACCGATCTACTCGACCGCCTGCGGACAGCCCTCGCCAACCCCGGCGTCGACGGCGTCCTCGGCACCGCAGATGTTCTCGACGACCTACTGCTCCTCGGCGCGCTCGATGACAAGGTGGTCATCTCGTCGATGAACCGCGGCGGATTGGCCGGCGCCAGTTTTGAATTCGACGACGCGATGACCGGCTACGCAGCCGAGGGGATCTGCAGGTTCGGCATGAACGGCGGCAAGATGCTGCTACGCATCGCGCTCGGCGATCCCGGAACCTTGCCCACCCTGACCGCATGCGCCAGGGCGGTGGACGAACTGGCAGCAGCCGGGCGGATCGCGATGCTCGAGCCGTTCCTCTCGAGCCACGTCAAGGGCAAAGTAGTCAACGACCTCAGCCCTGATGCGGTCATCAAATCGGTTCATATCGCACAGGGCCTCGGCTCGACGTCCGCCTACACGTGGATGAAGCTTCCCGTAGTCGACGAGATGGAACGTGTCATGGACGCCACCACCCTGCCCACCCTCCTTCTCGGTGGCGACCCGCAGACAGTGCCCGACGAGACGTACACCAGGTGGGATCACGCCCTTCGATTGCCCTCGGTGCGAGGCTTGATCATCGGGCGCGCCCTCTTGTACCCGCCGAACGACGACGTGGCTACGGCGGTCGATACTGCAGTCAAGCTCGTACACTAG
- a CDS encoding succinate dehydrogenase iron-sulfur subunit, translating to MSAPVVDKSENTASLPPVPEGAVMVTLKIARMNPESGQGQYWDSFQVPALPTDRMLNLLLYVKGYLDGTLTFRRSCAHGVCGSDAMRINGVNRLACKILMKDMLPKDGKPVTITVEPIKGLPVEKDLVVDMEPFFDAFRAVKPFLITSGNEPTRERIQSQQDRARFDDTTKCILCACCTTSCPVYWSDGSYFGPAAIVNAHRFIFDSRDEGASERLDILNDKEGVWRCRTTFNCTDACPRGIQVTKAIQEVKRALLFAR from the coding sequence ATGAGCGCACCTGTAGTCGACAAGAGCGAGAACACGGCGAGCCTTCCCCCGGTCCCCGAGGGCGCCGTCATGGTCACCCTCAAGATCGCACGGATGAATCCGGAGTCCGGCCAGGGTCAGTACTGGGACAGCTTCCAGGTTCCGGCCCTGCCGACCGACCGCATGCTGAACCTGCTCCTGTATGTGAAGGGCTACCTCGACGGCACCCTCACGTTCCGGCGTAGCTGCGCCCACGGAGTGTGCGGTTCGGACGCCATGCGGATCAACGGCGTGAACCGCCTGGCCTGCAAGATCCTCATGAAGGACATGCTGCCCAAGGACGGCAAGCCGGTCACGATCACCGTCGAGCCGATCAAGGGCCTGCCGGTGGAGAAGGACCTCGTCGTCGACATGGAACCGTTCTTCGACGCGTTCCGTGCCGTGAAGCCGTTCCTCATCACCAGTGGCAACGAGCCCACCCGCGAGCGCATCCAGAGCCAGCAAGACCGGGCACGTTTCGACGACACCACCAAGTGCATCCTGTGTGCGTGCTGCACGACGTCGTGCCCCGTGTACTGGAGCGACGGTAGCTACTTCGGTCCGGCAGCGATCGTGAACGCTCACCGGTTCATTTTCGACAGCCGCGACGAGGGGGCTTCCGAGCGCCTCGACATCCTCAACGACAAGGAGGGTGTGTGGCGCTGCCGCACCACGTTCAACTGCACCGACGCATGCCCCCGCGGCATCCAGGTGACCAAGGCAATCCAAGAGGTCAAGCGCGCACTGCTGTTCGCGCGGTAG
- a CDS encoding ATP-binding cassette domain-containing protein translates to MSTRVEVPAHSISGGKEPLVELVDVGKHYGNIIALEGINLRVGEGEVTGVLGDNGAGKSTLIKIIAGLHQQSKGQLLIAGEPTTFKSPKEALGKGIATVYQDLAVVPLMPVWRNFFLGQELVKGGIIKSLDANAMRATTLSELSKMGIDLPDVNAPIGSLSGGQRQCVAIARAIFFGARVLILDEPTAALGVKQSGMVLRYITAAKKQGFGVIFITHNPHHAYMVGDHFVLLNRGRQRLDAKYEDISLEQLTKEMAGGDELETLSHELRR, encoded by the coding sequence ATGAGTACCAGAGTTGAAGTTCCTGCTCACTCCATCTCGGGTGGCAAGGAGCCGCTGGTCGAACTCGTGGACGTCGGCAAGCACTACGGGAACATCATCGCGCTCGAGGGCATCAACCTCAGGGTTGGCGAGGGGGAGGTCACCGGCGTGCTCGGTGACAACGGCGCGGGCAAGTCGACACTCATCAAGATCATTGCCGGCCTTCATCAGCAGAGCAAGGGCCAGCTACTCATCGCCGGCGAACCCACGACGTTCAAGTCGCCGAAGGAGGCCCTGGGCAAGGGCATCGCCACGGTGTATCAGGATCTTGCTGTGGTGCCGTTGATGCCGGTGTGGCGCAACTTCTTCCTCGGGCAGGAGTTGGTCAAGGGCGGCATCATCAAATCGCTCGATGCCAATGCGATGCGAGCAACCACGCTCTCCGAACTGTCGAAGATGGGCATCGACCTGCCGGATGTCAATGCGCCGATCGGCAGCCTCTCTGGGGGACAACGTCAGTGCGTCGCGATCGCTCGTGCCATTTTCTTCGGTGCCCGTGTCCTCATTCTCGACGAGCCGACCGCCGCGTTGGGGGTCAAGCAGTCCGGAATGGTGTTGCGCTACATCACCGCCGCCAAGAAGCAGGGGTTCGGAGTCATCTTCATTACGCACAATCCGCACCACGCGTACATGGTCGGGGATCACTTCGTGCTTCTCAATCGGGGTCGCCAGAGGCTCGATGCCAAGTACGAGGACATTTCCCTCGAACAACTGACCAAGGAGATGGCCGGTGGCGACGAGCTCGAGACTCTCAGTCACGAGCTTCGGCGCTGA
- a CDS encoding Gfo/Idh/MocA family protein, whose translation MGAVMGTELRIGILGASSIGGDAIVEPAKATGHRLVAVAARDRERAQVYAERHGIERTASTYADLVSDPEIDVVYNALPNGLHGPWNIEAVRAGKNVLTEKPFSSNADEAEKVVAEAAAAGVTVLEGIHYIFHPVNHRLFGLVRSGEIGAVTAIETEFRTPVPPPGDPRWELALAGGSMMDLGCYGIHAARMLADVYSGAPRVVGTRVEEYAPGVDSRFDADLEYPSGVRATVASTMLADHLHFTFRVIGTEGEVLVHNFLRPHDDDRVSVKIGGTTTVEHLGTKSSYTFQLEALADHLAGVATLPIGPADAVANMRMIDEAYTHAGLGIRPTSFL comes from the coding sequence ATGGGTGCTGTGATGGGCACCGAACTGCGGATCGGAATCCTGGGGGCGTCCAGCATCGGTGGAGACGCGATAGTCGAGCCCGCGAAGGCCACCGGACATCGACTGGTCGCAGTCGCCGCACGCGACCGCGAAAGGGCGCAAGTTTACGCGGAACGACACGGAATCGAGCGGACGGCCTCCACGTACGCGGATCTGGTTTCAGATCCGGAGATCGACGTCGTGTACAACGCGCTCCCCAACGGACTGCACGGACCTTGGAACATCGAGGCCGTGCGAGCCGGAAAGAACGTTCTCACGGAGAAGCCGTTCTCGAGCAACGCCGACGAAGCAGAGAAGGTCGTGGCAGAGGCGGCTGCCGCTGGTGTCACGGTGCTCGAGGGTATCCACTACATATTCCACCCGGTCAACCATCGTCTCTTCGGATTGGTTCGCAGCGGCGAAATCGGAGCCGTGACCGCGATCGAGACCGAGTTCCGCACCCCTGTGCCCCCACCGGGCGATCCCCGGTGGGAGTTGGCATTGGCAGGCGGATCGATGATGGACCTGGGCTGCTACGGCATCCACGCCGCGCGAATGCTCGCCGATGTGTACAGCGGCGCACCCCGCGTGGTGGGGACGCGAGTCGAGGAATACGCGCCGGGTGTCGATTCACGATTCGACGCGGACCTGGAGTACCCCTCCGGCGTTCGGGCAACTGTTGCCTCAACCATGCTCGCCGACCACCTCCATTTCACGTTCCGAGTGATCGGTACCGAAGGCGAAGTGCTGGTTCACAACTTTCTCCGCCCCCACGACGACGATCGAGTTTCCGTCAAAATCGGTGGCACCACGACGGTCGAACACCTGGGGACCAAGTCGTCCTACACCTTCCAGTTGGAAGCCCTGGCCGACCACCTAGCTGGTGTCGCGACACTCCCGATCGGTCCGGCGGACGCCGTCGCGAACATGAGGATGATCGACGAGGCCTACACCCACGCGGGTCTCGGCATTCGCCCAACCAGTTTTCTCTGA
- a CDS encoding GntR family transcriptional regulator — protein sequence MVSALAVELDRSSPVPLYFQLAQAIEKAILDGQLAPGDRFENELALAKRVNLSRPTTRRAIQELVDKGLLVRKRGVGTQVVQSPVQRPVDLTSLFDDLARAGQVPTTKLLEYTVSVPDAQIASELNLEGDAEVATIRRLRCTNGEPLAVMTNHVPAHIAPDPADLETQGLYQILRARGIHIRVARQRIGARGATREEAGLLEEKPGAALLTMSRTAFDDSGSSVEFGTHCYRASRYFFETTVVDR from the coding sequence GTGGTATCAGCACTCGCCGTCGAGTTGGATAGGTCGAGCCCGGTGCCGCTGTATTTCCAGTTGGCACAAGCGATCGAGAAAGCGATTCTCGACGGTCAACTCGCTCCCGGTGACCGATTCGAGAACGAGCTCGCCCTGGCCAAACGCGTCAACCTCTCGCGCCCGACCACACGACGCGCCATTCAGGAACTGGTCGACAAGGGACTGCTCGTCCGCAAGCGTGGTGTGGGGACACAGGTCGTTCAGAGTCCGGTTCAACGTCCGGTAGACCTCACGAGCCTGTTCGACGATCTCGCTCGCGCCGGCCAGGTGCCGACCACCAAACTGCTCGAGTACACGGTGAGCGTTCCCGATGCGCAGATCGCGTCGGAACTCAATCTCGAGGGTGACGCGGAAGTAGCAACCATCAGGCGCCTGCGCTGCACCAACGGTGAGCCACTGGCGGTTATGACCAACCACGTTCCGGCGCACATCGCGCCCGATCCGGCAGATCTCGAGACTCAGGGTCTCTACCAGATTCTGCGAGCCCGCGGCATCCACATCCGAGTCGCGAGGCAGAGGATCGGCGCTCGCGGCGCAACGCGCGAGGAGGCCGGGCTACTCGAAGAGAAGCCGGGGGCAGCCCTTTTGACGATGAGCCGTACCGCGTTCGATGATTCGGGGAGCTCGGTCGAGTTCGGCACACACTGCTACCGCGCCTCACGCTACTTTTTCGAAACCACCGTGGTCGACCGCTAG
- a CDS encoding TIM barrel protein, with protein sequence MTSPRIAGAPISWGVCEVPGWGYQLDPSQVLREMRDVGLTATEIGPEGFLPTAPTELAKVLAGHHLRAVGGFAPVLLHDNDHDPVPDVSPVLDGFVAAGAEVLVLAAATGSAGYDSRPEIGEQEWKTLLHNLDRLADTAAERGIRAVIHPHVGTMIEERDEILRVLDGSSIPLCLDTGHLLIGGTDPVELTRQAPDRIAHVHLKDVDEALAARVRAGEITYTDAVKSGIFQPLGKGDIDIPTVTQILQTQGFDGWYVLEQDTILTEAPSDEGPLSDVRTSVAYLRWVL encoded by the coding sequence ATGACTAGTCCCCGTATCGCCGGCGCACCCATCTCCTGGGGTGTCTGTGAGGTTCCAGGATGGGGATATCAACTTGACCCGTCGCAGGTGTTACGTGAGATGCGCGACGTCGGACTTACCGCCACCGAGATCGGCCCAGAGGGCTTCCTACCTACCGCCCCCACCGAGCTGGCCAAGGTCCTCGCCGGCCACCACCTGCGCGCCGTGGGCGGTTTCGCCCCCGTCCTGCTGCACGACAACGACCACGATCCGGTGCCCGACGTTTCGCCCGTCCTCGACGGCTTCGTCGCCGCGGGCGCCGAGGTGCTCGTACTCGCCGCCGCTACCGGTTCGGCAGGTTACGACTCCCGCCCGGAGATCGGCGAGCAGGAATGGAAAACGTTGCTGCACAATCTTGATCGGCTGGCCGACACTGCTGCGGAGCGCGGAATCAGGGCTGTGATCCACCCACACGTCGGCACCATGATCGAAGAGCGCGACGAAATTCTCCGAGTCCTCGACGGCTCGAGCATCCCGCTGTGCCTCGACACCGGCCACCTGCTGATCGGCGGCACCGACCCGGTTGAGCTGACACGACAGGCGCCCGACCGGATCGCACACGTACACCTCAAGGATGTCGACGAGGCCTTGGCCGCCCGGGTCCGCGCGGGCGAGATCACGTACACCGACGCCGTCAAGTCGGGCATCTTCCAGCCGCTCGGCAAGGGTGACATCGACATCCCGACGGTCACCCAAATCCTGCAAACGCAGGGATTCGACGGTTGGTACGTGCTCGAGCAAGACACCATTCTCACCGAAGCACCGTCGGACGAAGGACCGCTGAGCGACGTGCGCACGAGTGTCGCCTACTTGCGATGGGTGCTGTGA
- a CDS encoding LacI family DNA-binding transcriptional regulator: protein MSRRFKVREIAQQSGLSEATVDRVLNDRPGVREGTRAEVAQAITDLERQRTQLKLVGRKFIVDVVLQAPVRFTDAVRDALERELPTLAPAVVRSRFHFRETGSVDAMTSTLEKIRSRGSHGVIMKAPDTPEVSAAIDRLVGAKIPVVTLATDVPGSRRASYIGIDNRAAGATAAYLIDQWLGDRRGTVLVSMSSGFFRNEEEREMGFRSAIRMCAAPRRLIDIPNSDGLDETSGQLVRLALESDPDICAVYSIGGGNLATVDAFDSVGRECAVFIAHDLDEDNRKLLGERKISAVLYHDLRADLRQACQVVMNEHGAMGARFASTPSPVQVVTPLNMPPI, encoded by the coding sequence GTGTCGCGCCGGTTCAAGGTACGAGAGATTGCGCAGCAGTCGGGCCTCAGCGAAGCCACTGTGGATCGGGTGCTCAACGACCGACCCGGGGTGCGGGAGGGGACCAGGGCCGAGGTCGCGCAGGCGATCACCGATCTCGAGCGTCAACGCACGCAGCTCAAATTGGTCGGGCGCAAGTTCATCGTCGACGTCGTACTGCAGGCGCCGGTCAGGTTCACCGATGCAGTCAGGGATGCGCTCGAGAGGGAACTACCCACACTTGCCCCAGCGGTGGTGCGATCGAGGTTTCATTTCCGCGAAACCGGGTCGGTGGATGCGATGACGTCGACACTCGAGAAGATCCGTAGCCGGGGTTCGCACGGCGTAATCATGAAGGCTCCCGACACCCCCGAGGTGTCAGCGGCGATCGACAGATTGGTCGGCGCCAAGATTCCAGTGGTCACGTTGGCAACCGATGTTCCTGGCAGTCGCCGCGCCTCGTACATCGGTATCGACAATCGTGCAGCCGGAGCCACCGCGGCGTATCTGATCGATCAATGGCTCGGCGATCGTCGCGGCACCGTACTGGTCAGCATGAGTAGTGGGTTCTTCCGCAACGAGGAGGAGCGCGAGATGGGGTTTCGCTCCGCCATCCGCATGTGCGCCGCGCCCAGGCGCCTGATCGACATCCCGAACAGTGACGGTCTGGACGAGACCAGCGGGCAATTGGTTCGACTCGCTCTCGAGTCCGATCCGGACATATGCGCCGTGTACTCGATTGGTGGCGGAAATCTGGCGACGGTGGACGCGTTCGATTCGGTGGGCCGCGAGTGCGCAGTGTTCATCGCGCATGATCTGGACGAGGACAATCGGAAACTGCTGGGGGAAAGGAAGATCTCAGCGGTTCTCTACCATGATCTTCGGGCCGATCTTCGTCAGGCGTGCCAGGTTGTCATGAACGAGCACGGGGCCATGGGTGCACGTTTCGCCTCCACGCCGTCGCCGGTTCAGGTCGTGACGCCGCTCAACATGCCGCCCATCTGA
- a CDS encoding Gfo/Idh/MocA family protein produces MGARMGVIGLGRIGSYHARNLIGMDGVDALVVTDADANRIGDVTTELAVAAAPDQDALFESGVDAVLIAASSGSHAELIEAAVKRGIPTFCEKPVAESIESSLRVLRAVEQTTVPVQIGFQRRFDPAFVAAYDAVRAGDVGWLHTLRSTTLDPAPPPVSYIAQSGGIFRDCAIHDFDIVRWVSGREVVSVFATGTNQGDPAIAEAGDVDTAAAVLTLDSGALAVVSNTRYNARGYDSRLEVLGSIDSVVAGLDERLPLRSVDPDAQFPSGVPHSFFMDRFADAYRVELETFIEVAAGRQPSPCTLADAVESAWVAEAAALSLEEGRPVTISEVKELFVQTGNEARP; encoded by the coding sequence ATGGGCGCTCGCATGGGAGTGATCGGCCTCGGCCGTATCGGGAGCTACCACGCCCGAAACCTGATCGGCATGGACGGAGTCGATGCGCTCGTCGTCACCGACGCCGACGCGAACCGAATCGGTGACGTGACAACCGAACTCGCCGTCGCAGCCGCCCCTGACCAGGACGCACTGTTCGAGTCGGGTGTGGACGCGGTACTCATCGCGGCGTCCTCCGGTTCGCATGCCGAGCTGATCGAGGCCGCGGTAAAGCGCGGTATCCCCACGTTCTGCGAGAAGCCGGTCGCCGAGTCCATCGAATCGTCGCTGCGAGTTCTGCGGGCGGTCGAGCAGACGACGGTACCCGTCCAGATCGGATTCCAACGACGCTTCGATCCGGCGTTCGTCGCCGCATACGATGCGGTTCGTGCCGGCGACGTGGGGTGGCTGCACACGCTGCGATCGACCACGCTCGATCCTGCTCCCCCGCCCGTGTCGTATATCGCCCAATCCGGCGGCATCTTCCGCGACTGCGCTATACACGACTTCGACATCGTCCGCTGGGTCAGTGGCCGTGAAGTGGTTTCAGTCTTCGCCACCGGCACCAACCAGGGCGATCCGGCGATCGCGGAAGCCGGCGACGTCGATACTGCCGCTGCGGTATTGACCCTCGACAGCGGCGCCCTCGCAGTTGTTTCGAACACCCGCTACAACGCGCGTGGCTACGACAGCAGACTCGAAGTCCTCGGGTCGATCGATTCCGTAGTTGCCGGGCTCGACGAGCGACTACCACTGCGCTCGGTCGATCCCGATGCACAGTTTCCGAGCGGTGTTCCGCACTCGTTCTTCATGGACCGTTTCGCCGACGCGTATCGCGTCGAACTCGAAACCTTCATCGAGGTAGCAGCCGGACGGCAGCCGTCCCCGTGTACCCTTGCCGACGCCGTCGAGTCCGCCTGGGTCGCCGAGGCGGCCGCGCTGTCCCTCGAGGAGGGGCGCCCGGTCACCATCTCCGAAGTCAAGGAACTGTTCGTTCAGACCGGAAATGAGGCTCGACCATGA